The segment ACGGAGGAGTACATTCTCAGAGAAGAGAATAATTACCGGAATTATGCCCCGGACATTATTCCTTACCTTGAAGTCATAAAGAATAGCTTAGCTGTTGGATTCTCAATCCAGGATATTAAATCGATGATCTCCAAGCAGAGAATATCGAAAGATGAACAAAAAAGGATCATCACCGACAAAATTACGGAAATTGAAGCGGCGCAAAAAAACCTGGAGGCTTCCAAGCAGTCTCTTTACAAGCTTCTCGAAATGAATATTACCTGTGAGAACGGGTACGGAAAATACTAAAACCCGGAGCTGTGCTCTAGGGAGTCGTATAAAGACATGGGTGCCGGGGGACGCTAACCTGTAATTCCAGCTCAAGGAGGCCTTTATGAAAAAAATATGGACAGTAGCCTTGTTGACGTTAGTCCTGGTCCTGAGCAGCCCGTTAAGCCGGAGCTCCGCTGCACCTGACTATGCCCGGTGGGGCACCATCGCCGTGAAGGAGACGCAGCAGAAATACAACGCCGAGATCATCGATTACAAGCACATCGGCCGGACCCAGATCAAGCCGAAGCTTGCAGAAGAGAAGTTCAAGCTGCTGGTCCGCAGCAAGGCGGGCCGGGAATTCGGCGTAGTCGTGATGGTCCGCTTCAATCCTTCAACAAACAAGCTTCAGACCATCCAATTCCTGGAGACCAAAGCCTGAAGTGCACCCTGGCTGGTTCGCAGGGGTAGCTGACACTATTTTATTTCCAGGTCACATATACCTTAAGATCTCCTGTATTCTCGAACGGCGAACTGTTGAAGGCCAGGTTATTCAGTCCCAGCCCGTATAGCACCTGCAGATCCTGCCTCAGCAGTTTGTCGCTTCCGCGATAGCGGAAGAGCAGCGACTGCTGTCCGGCCTCTGCCGCCTGCTTAGCAAGCACCTTAAGCTGTTCCGCCGACGAAACCACCTGATTCTCCTCGTACAGCCAGTAGTTCAGGTCCTTCTGTAACGTCTTGTATGCCTCCACCCCTTGCCCCCCTTGATTGACCAGCTTAGTTAAGGTCTGGGCATAACTGGTGGAGGCCGCCGGATAGGACTTCGTCCAAGTGTGGTCAAGCCGCATCTGGGCATCCGTCCTCATATAATAGAGCGTGCTGATTCCGCCCTCCGGACTCGGGTCCGGGTCATCCCAGGTGGTGTCGAGATGATACCATGCCCCGTTCAAGAGCACCAGATTCCAGGCATGCGACTGGGTCACACCGTCTGCCGCCCTGGCCGTCCCTTCTACAATTCTGTTCGGAATCCCCGCCCCCAGCAGCAGCTTATAGGTCAGCAGGGTATAGCCCTGGCAGACCGCACTCCCGGTCTGAAGTCCCTCATAAGCGGTGTATTTGCGGTGCGAGTGATCATATTCCAGATTCAGCACGACCCAGTCGTGGATCGCTTTTACCTTCTGGTGATTGTTCATCCCCGGTGTTATGATCTGCTGCAGAATAGCCTTCACCTGCTTGTTCACATAGGCCGTCTGCTGCAGCGTCTCCCGGTATTCCACCTGAACCGTCACATGAACAGCCCGCGTGCTTCCGCGGTATGAGAAGGCATAGCTGTCAATAATATAATACAGGTACGGGTCGCTCCCCATTGCCTGATTGATCGCTGTCTGGATCTCACTCTTCAGCTTGGCGGTCTTGCCCTGATAAGTGAAGGTAATTGTCTCTCTGCGGTTACTCATCGCTCCGGCCAGCTTCTGCGTCATCCCTTGCGTGGTCTGCACCACCGCCGAATCCGATGCAGCATACGCATGCTCGTATCCCCAGTACGTCGCAGGCGGTAAAGCAGCAAACACAAGCATAAGTCCAACCGCCGTCTTCATCAGCGATCCCTGTCTTTTCCCCATATGATCCGCGCGCCTCCTGCAATCTATATCATCGGCCACAGCCGTATACTCTATAGTAAATGCCGATCATGCCATGTTTACAACCCCAACTGAAGAAAGGGAATTCATACCTTGTCCGTCACGCCCATGACGACCTCTTTCACCAACCCTACGGTAAACGCCCGCACTACTTCCATTGTAAGCGAAGATAACAAAAAACAGGTCAATCTGGTTGTATCTGACCATAATCAACCTGATTTATGTAACGGACTGTTATTTGGGTTATATGTGTTATTGTTTGAATGAACTTTAATCAACCTTCAAACCTAAGATGTATTCTACTCTTGACTTAGTAGCAAAATTTGTTTCCCTAATTTTATATTCATCTTTACTATTAATTAGCCTTTTACAAATTTGAATGTCTTGAAACAGCTTTTCAATGTCATTTTTATCTATGTTTTCTTCAAACTCAGTGTTTTTGAGGTAAACATCCAATTGGTTATATATAAAATCAGCAATTTCTTTATATTTCAAACTCTCAATGGCTATAGAAATAAAATATAATGTTTTAGTAAATGAACTATCGTTTACTCTTCTCCATTCTTCTTCTAAAATTTTCGCTGAAGCCTGTGCTACATTTAAACCCTCTTCATCTATATATTCCTCAAAGCCGAATACTACTGAATCTTTAATCCTTTCATAGCCCATAATGTTCATACTATCACTCCTCATCTCATACTTTTAGAATTAACATTTAACTGAATATTCGGGAACTTACGTCTAAATTCCATAATTAAGTTTGAGCAACTTTGACATGCATCTAATTCAGTAAATAAATCTATTTGACCTTTAACATTAGGGTCTTTTATTTGAGAAGCAATATCCTCAAGAATCTTTGCCTCCGTGTCATTAAATCGTGGAAATTGATCATCGACATAGCTTTCCAATGATTTATCTACTTTGGCATAACTTAAATCTCCAACATTACTTCCCACGCCATCAGAGGAATGAATTTGACTATGTGCTTGAAACTCTTTCTTAATACCCGGAATGTTTACATCTGCTACAGCGACATTTCCAAAAGTTAGATTATCTAGTTTCCTATCAAGTTTTTTTCTTTGTGTATTTGAAAGGTTCATGTATTCGTCAGAATTTCTTATTTTTTCAATTTCTTTATTAATATCATTTCTGATATTTTGCGTTCTCTCATAAAGACTGTCAATTAATTCATTAGATATCTTATCTTTACTTGTCCCCTCAACCCTACCACCCCCACCATCCACCGCATCCATATACTTCTGCTGCACCGGTGTCTTCGGCAAGGCCGGTGTATCGGGGATCTCTCCTATCTTAAACACAAACCCTTCCGGCGTCAGCACTACCGGACCCAGATCCGGGAGCTTTTGCCTGATCCCTTGCAGGGCATCCTTCGCCGCTTGGCTGACGACCTCTTCAACCTCACCCAGGACTTTACCCACTTTACCGGCTTTCGTGACCTGGAGTCCAGGAACCAGGATGGAAGCGACCGCACCCAGCATCTTCGCCTTCTCTTCCGGGGTGCCCTCATCAAATTGATGATACGCCATCTTCGCCGCTTCCACCAGCACTTCAGGATGGTCAATCAGATATTTCGCCTGATTCTTCATGTCTGTGGTGGTCTTGACCGGGTCCACAACTAATTTGAAAGCAAAGGTTGCCGTGCCCGCTACACCCATGACGACCTCTTTCACCAAGCCTTCGGTAAAAGCCAGCACCACCGTATCCGCCTGACGAACCCGACTCTCCCATTTCGTCAGCCCGTAAGTATCCTCCAGCCACCCCAGATAACTGGTGTACATCGGGGTGAGAGATTCATTTGGCACATAGACTTTCGCCTGATAAAAGTCCCAGGTGGTCTCATTTTCCTTGTTATCTGCGGTAATTGGCGTGCCGTCCGGCAGCGTGAGAGGTGGCCCGTTCAACCGCCGCTCCGCTTCGATCTGCTCTTGAACCTGCTTAAGAACCGCAGCAAGCTCGACCTCCTGCCGCTTCGTTGCAAGCTGACTACAAGCATACGCTCCGGCGGCGGTCTTCTCCATGGCCAGCCGCAAAAGCAGTAAATATTCTTCGTTATGTAATAAGGGAACCTTCTCCGCCGTAATTGACGGATCATACTCACAGGCGGTAACCGCTGGTTGCTTATAATGGGCGCTTAGATCCTTGCCGGGTTCATAGTAGATCTTGGCTACGTCTAGAGAAGCCAGCTTCTGCCGGGCCTCTTCGGCCTTTGCATGAACAGCCTCCATCTGCGCCTGATTGCCGAACGCCTGATACACCTTGAAGGCCATCTGGGCCTTGGCGATCTGATTCCGCGCTGCGAAGATATCGTTCAGCTTACTTTGCGCAGCGATACTCTCTACGGTCAGCAGGCCGGAGGTCTGAATGACATTCCTGAGCTGCTGCACCACCGGGTCCCTGCTAAGCTCATCTTTTCTGGGTAGAGCAGCAATCGAAGTGATGAGGTTCGTCGCACTTCGCTGCACAATTTCGGGGATGGAGAACCGTCCGGCGGCTGGTTGCAGCCCCAAACTTCCGAAGGCCGCGAGCAAAAGATTAAATTGCCCCGTCAGCTTGTCCGCCTCCCGCTTATTCTCTTCCTGCAATTCCGAGACGCCTCTCAGGGCGACCCGGATGATATCTTCTAACTTTTCCGCTTCTACGGTTAATTCATTGATCAGAACCTGGGCCTTGACCAGATGATCGCCCATGGGAATGCCGCCCCAGCCGCTGGACTGGCCCTTCAATTGAAGGTACAGCCTGTTGGTGTCCTGGCTCACCTGGCCGATCTTCGTCTGCAGGCGCCGGACTTCATCTTCGTTAAATACTAGCTTCGTTGACGCCATAGCCACCCTCCCCGCCGGACACTAGTAGAGCATCAGATTTAATTCTGTGCATAGGCTTAAATCCCGGAAGCTCCGAAAAACGGAACTACACCGGCTGGACGAGTGTGCTCCTAACGGACCTGAGGGACTCTATTCCCAGGAAAACGTCACTTTTTGCGGTTTAACGGACGGAGTGGACCTTATCGTCTCTCTACGAGAGGTTTAAGAGTAGAATTCCAAGAATAAGCGCTCTGGGGTCCGTTATGTTGCCCAAGTGGTGACTTTCATCCGGAATAAGCGCGCCTCAGTCCGTTACGCCGGGCCAAATGCCCTAATGAACAACTCCCATCTTGATCTGGGAATGGCATCTGAAGGGGGGAGCTCCACTCCTGTACTCCTTCAGGCATTATAGAGCCCCATCCACTTGTTTAAATCTGACTTTGTACTAGAACTCTGGCTTCCACTTCATCTATAAATATCACTCAGTTATACAGGTTACCTCCTTTTATTATCGGGTTTATTTCCCACTAGATTTATAGTTTTCCATTTTTCCTTCAATTCCCCTAATCATCACGGCCCCACCGAGTAAACCCCGCCAGCCGTAACCTCAATCGCACCGTTCAGCGGCTGGACACTCCCATCTCCAAGCTTCAGCTTCAGCTCTTGCGAATAGCCGAGGCGCAGTGTTCCATCGAACCGGGCTGTAATCCGCGCGGATACCAGAACCCCAGCCTGCCATTCGATGTCCACCTCATACCCTCCGCGCGCCTTTAGGCCGCTGATACGGCCGTTCTTCCAGACTCCCGGAAGTGCCGGAAGCAGCGTAAGCTCCCCCAAATGGCTCTGCAGCAGCATCTCTGCAATGCCGGCGGCCGCGCCGAAATTACCGTCAATCTGAAACGGCGGATGCGCATCGAACAGGTTGGGATAAACGGAGCGGGTTAGCAGCGTTCGTACATAACCGTAAGCTGCATCGCCGTCTGCGAGCCGGGCGTAGAGGTTAATCAGCCAAGCACAGCTCCAGCCCGTATGCCCTCCACCGGAGGCAACCCGCTGCTCCAGCGTTAAACGGCTAGCCTCCAGCAGCTCCGGCGTGTCCCGCCGGTTAATCCGGTTGCCCGGATACAGGCTGTACAGGTGGGAGACATGGCGGTGCCCCGGCTCGGCTTCAGCGAAGTCATAGAGCCATTCCTGCACCCGTCCATCCTTGCTAATCTTCAGCGGAGACAGCCGGGCGAGCGTCTGCTCCAGCTCCTCCTGAAGCTCAGCGTCCACGCCGAGAATGCGCGCAGCCTCCAGGCAGTGCTGCATCAACTCAGCGATCAGGCTCATATCCATGGCTGAACCCATAGATATACTGCAAGCTCTGCCATCCTCCGTGATGAACCGGTTCTCCGGCGAAGTAGACGGACTGGTAACCAGCCGGCCCTCCGGTCCTTCCACCAGCCAATCCAGGCAGAATAGAGCGGCTCCCTTCATTAGCGGATAAGCGGTCTCACCCAAAACCTTCATATCAGGGTTGAATTCATAATGCTCCCACAGGTGGCGGCATAGCCACACCCCGCCCATTGGCCAGAAGGCCCAGCTGGCATCTCCGCCGGACGGTGTGGAAGTCCTCCACAGATCCACATTATGATGGGCTACCCAGCCGCGCGCCCCGTAATGAATAGCTGCGGTTCTGGCACCGTTCTCACTAAGCTCCTTAATCAGCTCAAAGAGCGGCTCATGGCATTCGCTGAGATTGCAGACCTCCGCCAGCCAGTAGTTCATCTGTGTATTGATATTGGTCGTGTAATTGCTGTTCCATGGCGGCTGAACATGTGGGTTCCAGATCCCCTGCAGATTCGCTGCCTGGGTTCCGGCCCGTGAGCTGCCCATCAGCAGATAGCGGCCATATTGGAACAGCAGCGCTTCGAGCGCCGGATCTTCCGCTCCGTCCTGATATGCGGCCAGACGTTCATCAGTGGGCCGCTCATCTGCCTCGTGACCGCCGAGATCCAGATCCATCCGGCGGAAGATCGCCTGGTGATCCTCAGTATGCCTTCTCCGCAGCTCCTCATAAGTCTTACCAGCCGCAGCACTTAATCTGCCGGCGCATAGCTCCGCCGGGCTTACCACTGCTTCCAAATGTTGAGCAGCCGAAGCAGTCCTATGGCTTGCTCTGGAGCGCACCTCCTCATAGTCCGTTCCGGCAGCCAGCAGCAGCAGCACACGGTCCGCGCCACTGATTACCAGCTTGCCTGCGGAATACCGGATACTTCCCCCGGTTACCTGTACATGCAGGTGCAGCTCGAATGCTACTCCAAGCCCCGCTTCATATAGCACCGCGAGCGGATGATCCTGGTGGTAATTATCGGCAATATGCGAGGGGCAGCGGCCCTGCATCACAAGCCCGTTCCCCTCCCCCGGACTGACGCTATGCTGTAATTGGCTGTCCAATTCCAGCTCTACCTGAATTCCCCCCGGTTGACCGCTTGTCAGATGCACGACACCGACCTGGTCTGGTGTGCTGATGAACACCTCACGGGTGAAGTTGCCCTGCTCCGTCTGATAGGTCACTCTGGCAACTCCGTTATCCAGATCAAGCTCTCGTTCATAGGCTGTGCAATGCTTTGCGCCCGGCTGCGTAAGAATCAGGTCCCCGAGCGGCATGTAGGCCTGGGCGTTGACCCCCAGCATATGGGCATTCACCATATCCTCAGCCTCTCCATACTGACCTGCAAAGATTAACTCCCAGGTTCTCTTCAGGTACCTAAGTGCTTCATAGTTATTGGTATCCCGGGGAAACCCCGACCATAAAGTATCCTCATTCAGCCGGATCAGCTCTCTACCCGTTCCGCCGAATACCATCGCCCCCATATGCCCGTTCCCAAGCGGCAGCGCCTCTTCCCAGACGGCTGCGGGCTGGCGGTATCTAAGCTTCCATGTGGAGTTCCTTTGTTCAGTTTCCATATTCTACTCACCCTTCGTACTAAGTTCTGAATATAGCAAAAGGCCCTGACCTAAGTCGGGCCCTTCTGCCTTCTGCTGTACATTTGATCATGCTACATCTTATTAGGATTTACAGATTTTTGCCTGTCCACAGGGATACTCTCTTCTTCACAAGCTCAGTGAATTCTTTTTCCATATCCTGAGCGCCGGCTTTATCCAGTTCAGCCAGGAAGGCGTCATAGACTTTATCGAAGTCAGCCGGTTTGGACAGAATCGCTTCCGGGATACGTTTACGTACGATATCCTGGGTCTTTTTGAAGATGACCTGATATTTACCGTCTGTCGGAACCGGCAGGTTGTACAGGGCGCCTGTTTCTTTTACAGGGAATTCATCCTCTTTCGGGAACAGGTCCTTCCAGGTAGTCGCCTTATATCCGGCAAGGGATTCCTTCTCAGCTTCTGAGTACGAAGCAACAATCTGCTCAGGGAAGCTTGTGGTGTAGTAGTTGTCTGTTGAATCCTTCACCCCGTCGCCATACCGTGCACCGAAGATCAGGTACTGGCCGATCCCGGTTGTTTTTTGAGTGTTCGCGGTATCATTGGCTAAGCCGTCACGGATCTCAGGCAGAACCTCGCGCTTGCCATTCGCATCCACAGTATAGTGCTTGTCTTTAATCCCCCAGGTTCTCAGGATCTGGCCTTCATCGGAGGACATCCAGTCCAGCCATTTGATGATCCGCTCAGGATCTTTGGCAGCCGTAGTGATTGCAATCCCGTAGCCGTCGATACCGGTCTGCATGAAGGAATGATCCTTATACTCTTCGGTCAGGGTTACAGGGAAGTGTCCATAGGTGTACTCATCTTTGCCGGCAGCTTTCAGGGCATTCTCACCGTCGGAGTATTCCCATTCCTGGGAGATCAGACCGAGCACACGGCCGCTGGCCACTTTCGCTTTGTATTGGTCATCCTTTTGTACGAAGGTATCCTTGTCGAGCAGGCCTTGATTGTACATACCGTTCAGCCAGCGGAAATATTCCTTTTCTTCGGCGCGTTTGTAGTGGAGCTTCGCTTCGAAGGTCTCAGGGTCCACATAATATTCACCATCATCCGGTGCGCCGGTTGTAGTGAAGGCCGGGTTCGTCACGGTGATCATAATCTTCCAGTCATCGGCGTTCAGCGTCAGCGGAATGGTAGGCTGTCCATCGGTTTCCGGATGCAGAGCGACATAATCCTTAAGCACCTTTTCAAAATCAGCTACAGTCCGCACTTTCGGATAGCCAAGCTCTTTGAGTACACGATGCTGGATTTCAAATCCGCCTGTGGCATCGAAGGATTTCTGGCCGACACCCATATTCGTAGGAATCTGATAGATACTCTGGTCGTCCAGGCTGTACTTCAGACGGTTCATATTCTCGCCGTAGACTTTCTTGAGGTTGGGGCCATATTTGTCAATCAGGTCTGTCATATCAAGGATTAGACCGGCATCCACCAGGGTACTTAGACTTCCTTTAGCGAAAATAATATCAGGAACGTCGCCGCTCGCCGCCATCATCGCAATCTTCTGGTCGCCGCCGCCGCTGCCTACATCGAATTCAGCTTCAAGGGTGACGCCTGTCTTTTCCGTAATAGCTTTACCGACATCATCCTGCATCTTGTTCCAGTTAGGGCTGGCATCCGCTCCGAAGAAGGTGAAGGTAGCCGGTGAGGTATCTAGAGCCGTATCATCTGCTGCTGCAGTAGCATCAGGTGTAGTTCCTGAGTTGTTAGGCGTCGTATTGTTGGCTGCATTATTGCCGTTCGCTCCACAACCGGCGATCAGCATCGAGCTCATCAGCAGGAGTGTGAAGATCGTCTTGGTACTCTTGCGGTTCATTGTGTATCCCCCTTGTATCTTAATATGTTGCCTTTATGCATATCAGGTGAGACCTGAATATACCATTGTGAACGCTTGCAAAACTACCACAAATATAAATTTCCATAAATTAACACTTGGCTTAAGCGGGTTGGCTGCCAGGTTCTGCACTGAACCCGGCAGCTTCTCCTGCCCTGAGGAATGAAGGCTTAAGCCTTGACTGCACCCAGCGTCATACCTCCGACAAAATACTTTTGCAGGAACGGATATACCACGAGAATCGGCACGGTTACGACAATCGTAATCGCCATCTTGATCGACTCCGGTGAAATCTGCGCCATCTGTCTGGCCATATCATTCGCATTTGCCATGCCGCTGCCCTGATTGGTCGAAGACAGGACCTTCATCAGCTCGAACTGCAGCGTAGTCAGATGCGGCTTGTTGCCGTTGTAGAGATAAGTGGTGAACCACTCATTCCATTGCCCCACGGCCAGGAACAAGGCGATGGTAGCCAGCACCGGCTTACAGAGCGGAAGAATGATTTTGTAGAAAATCATAAAGTCATTCGCGCCGTCCAGCTTGGCGGATTCCTGCAGAGCAAACGGCAGCCCGTCCATGAAGGAGCGGATAATGAAGACGTTGAACGCGGATACCATACCCGGCAGGATGTAGATCCAGAACGTTCCGATCAGATTCAGGTCCTTCATGAGAATGTACATCGGCACCATACCGCCGGAGAAGTACATGGTCAGGGCCAGGAATACCGAGACGAATCTTCTGGCTCTGAACTCCGGACGGCTGAGCGTAAAGGCCAGCATGGAAGCACTGATCAGCCCCAGAAGAGTACCGGAAAGGGTACGCAGAATCGATATTTTGAAGCCTTGAATCAGGCCCGTATAGCTGAAGATCCGCTGGTAATTCTCCAGAGTCCAGACCCGCGGGAAGATATAGATGCCGCCCCGGACTGTATCTGTAGATTCATTGAAGGAAATCGCCAGCACGTTCAGAAAGGGATATAACGTCACAATCATAATCAGAATTAGAGCGATGTAG is part of the Paenibacillus sp. FSL M7-0420 genome and harbors:
- a CDS encoding MerR family transcriptional regulator; translation: MKTNEVAKRADLPISTLRYYEKIGLITEEYILREENNYRNYAPDIIPYLEVIKNSLAVGFSIQDIKSMISKQRISKDEQKRIITDKITEIEAAQKNLEASKQSLYKLLEMNITCENGYGKY
- a CDS encoding DUF3889 domain-containing protein, with amino-acid sequence MKKIWTVALLTLVLVLSSPLSRSSAAPDYARWGTIAVKETQQKYNAEIIDYKHIGRTQIKPKLAEEKFKLLVRSKAGREFGVVVMVRFNPSTNKLQTIQFLETKA
- a CDS encoding transglutaminase domain-containing protein, giving the protein MGKRQGSLMKTAVGLMLVFAALPPATYWGYEHAYAASDSAVVQTTQGMTQKLAGAMSNRRETITFTYQGKTAKLKSEIQTAINQAMGSDPYLYYIIDSYAFSYRGSTRAVHVTVQVEYRETLQQTAYVNKQVKAILQQIITPGMNNHQKVKAIHDWVVLNLEYDHSHRKYTAYEGLQTGSAVCQGYTLLTYKLLLGAGIPNRIVEGTARAADGVTQSHAWNLVLLNGAWYHLDTTWDDPDPSPEGGISTLYYMRTDAQMRLDHTWTKSYPAASTSYAQTLTKLVNQGGQGVEAYKTLQKDLNYWLYEENQVVSSAEQLKVLAKQAAEAGQQSLLFRYRGSDKLLRQDLQVLYGLGLNNLAFNSSPFENTGDLKVYVTWK
- a CDS encoding deaminase domain-containing protein; this translates as MASTKLVFNEDEVRRLQTKIGQVSQDTNRLYLQLKGQSSGWGGIPMGDHLVKAQVLINELTVEAEKLEDIIRVALRGVSELQEENKREADKLTGQFNLLLAAFGSLGLQPAAGRFSIPEIVQRSATNLITSIAALPRKDELSRDPVVQQLRNVIQTSGLLTVESIAAQSKLNDIFAARNQIAKAQMAFKVYQAFGNQAQMEAVHAKAEEARQKLASLDVAKIYYEPGKDLSAHYKQPAVTACEYDPSITAEKVPLLHNEEYLLLLRLAMEKTAAGAYACSQLATKRQEVELAAVLKQVQEQIEAERRLNGPPLTLPDGTPITADNKENETTWDFYQAKVYVPNESLTPMYTSYLGWLEDTYGLTKWESRVRQADTVVLAFTEGLVKEVVMGVAGTATFAFKLVVDPVKTTTDMKNQAKYLIDHPEVLVEAAKMAYHQFDEGTPEEKAKMLGAVASILVPGLQVTKAGKVGKVLGEVEEVVSQAAKDALQGIRQKLPDLGPVVLTPEGFVFKIGEIPDTPALPKTPVQQKYMDAVDGGGGRVEGTSKDKISNELIDSLYERTQNIRNDINKEIEKIRNSDEYMNLSNTQRKKLDRKLDNLTFGNVAVADVNIPGIKKEFQAHSQIHSSDGVGSNVGDLSYAKVDKSLESYVDDQFPRFNDTEAKILEDIASQIKDPNVKGQIDLFTELDACQSCSNLIMEFRRKFPNIQLNVNSKSMR
- a CDS encoding glycoside hydrolase family 95 protein; the encoded protein is METEQRNSTWKLRYRQPAAVWEEALPLGNGHMGAMVFGGTGRELIRLNEDTLWSGFPRDTNNYEALRYLKRTWELIFAGQYGEAEDMVNAHMLGVNAQAYMPLGDLILTQPGAKHCTAYERELDLDNGVARVTYQTEQGNFTREVFISTPDQVGVVHLTSGQPGGIQVELELDSQLQHSVSPGEGNGLVMQGRCPSHIADNYHQDHPLAVLYEAGLGVAFELHLHVQVTGGSIRYSAGKLVISGADRVLLLLAAGTDYEEVRSRASHRTASAAQHLEAVVSPAELCAGRLSAAAGKTYEELRRRHTEDHQAIFRRMDLDLGGHEADERPTDERLAAYQDGAEDPALEALLFQYGRYLLMGSSRAGTQAANLQGIWNPHVQPPWNSNYTTNINTQMNYWLAEVCNLSECHEPLFELIKELSENGARTAAIHYGARGWVAHHNVDLWRTSTPSGGDASWAFWPMGGVWLCRHLWEHYEFNPDMKVLGETAYPLMKGAALFCLDWLVEGPEGRLVTSPSTSPENRFITEDGRACSISMGSAMDMSLIAELMQHCLEAARILGVDAELQEELEQTLARLSPLKISKDGRVQEWLYDFAEAEPGHRHVSHLYSLYPGNRINRRDTPELLEASRLTLEQRVASGGGHTGWSCAWLINLYARLADGDAAYGYVRTLLTRSVYPNLFDAHPPFQIDGNFGAAAGIAEMLLQSHLGELTLLPALPGVWKNGRISGLKARGGYEVDIEWQAGVLVSARITARFDGTLRLGYSQELKLKLGDGSVQPLNGAIEVTAGGVYSVGP
- a CDS encoding ABC transporter substrate-binding protein; protein product: MNRKSTKTIFTLLLMSSMLIAGCGANGNNAANNTTPNNSGTTPDATAAADDTALDTSPATFTFFGADASPNWNKMQDDVGKAITEKTGVTLEAEFDVGSGGGDQKIAMMAASGDVPDIIFAKGSLSTLVDAGLILDMTDLIDKYGPNLKKVYGENMNRLKYSLDDQSIYQIPTNMGVGQKSFDATGGFEIQHRVLKELGYPKVRTVADFEKVLKDYVALHPETDGQPTIPLTLNADDWKIMITVTNPAFTTTGAPDDGEYYVDPETFEAKLHYKRAEEKEYFRWLNGMYNQGLLDKDTFVQKDDQYKAKVASGRVLGLISQEWEYSDGENALKAAGKDEYTYGHFPVTLTEEYKDHSFMQTGIDGYGIAITTAAKDPERIIKWLDWMSSDEGQILRTWGIKDKHYTVDANGKREVLPEIRDGLANDTANTQKTTGIGQYLIFGARYGDGVKDSTDNYYTTSFPEQIVASYSEAEKESLAGYKATTWKDLFPKEDEFPVKETGALYNLPVPTDGKYQVIFKKTQDIVRKRIPEAILSKPADFDKVYDAFLAELDKAGAQDMEKEFTELVKKRVSLWTGKNL
- a CDS encoding carbohydrate ABC transporter permease; amino-acid sequence: MSSKAFQMSKGERIFDIFLYIALILIMIVTLYPFLNVLAISFNESTDTVRGGIYIFPRVWTLENYQRIFSYTGLIQGFKISILRTLSGTLLGLISASMLAFTLSRPEFRARRFVSVFLALTMYFSGGMVPMYILMKDLNLIGTFWIYILPGMVSAFNVFIIRSFMDGLPFALQESAKLDGANDFMIFYKIILPLCKPVLATIALFLAVGQWNEWFTTYLYNGNKPHLTTLQFELMKVLSSTNQGSGMANANDMARQMAQISPESIKMAITIVVTVPILVVYPFLQKYFVGGMTLGAVKA